A window of Oncorhynchus masou masou isolate Uvic2021 unplaced genomic scaffold, UVic_Omas_1.1 unplaced_scaffold_1431, whole genome shotgun sequence contains these coding sequences:
- the LOC135530814 gene encoding cilia- and flagella-associated protein 251-like, translating to MSEEERREMLENKRGDLEDTEEEEEKEDDKEDILPPDKSIRRKAVGWINKKWEKRNLKKIERTCQREAEEGDKIVHIVIPGPIRLTMTRAEREREKRKELLEAEERRKKLEDFNKQWRVQSLLKKHTHQQLKEEREKMKEKYLEQINLEADEQIQKFSTQYITRCPTTQHSHDYNQGQELPGWATGQQVSQEPVASGDGQQEGPRRQQAWAENQEGSSENQQEG from the exons ATGTCGGAAGAGGAAAGAAGGGAGATGCTTGAGAACAAGAGGGGTGACTTAGAGGAcactgaagaggaggaggagaaggaagatgaCAAGGAGGACATTCTCCCACCTGATAAAAGTATCCGAAGGAAAGCCGTGGGCTGGATAAACAAGAAGTGGGAGAAGAGGAACCTCAAAAAGATAGAGAGAACCTGTCAGAGAGAAGCTGAGGAGGGCGATAAGATCGTCCACATAG TCATCCCTGGACCCATAAGGCTAACCATGAcccgggcagagagagagagggagaagaggaaggagctgctggaggctgaggagagaaggaagaagtTGGAGGACTTCAATAAGCAGTGGAGAGTGCAGTCGCTGCTTAAAAAACACACTCATCAAcaactgaaggaggagagggagaagatgaAGGAAAAGTACCTGGAGCAGATTAATCTGGAGGCTGATGAGCAAATCCAGAAGTTCAGCACCCAGTACATCACCCGGTGTCCAACCACCCAACACAGCCACGACTACAACCAAGGTCAGGAATTGCCGGGGTGGGCGACAGGCCAACAAGTAAGCCAAGAGCCTGTTGCATCTGGAGATGGCCAGCAGGAGGGGCCAAGGAGGCAACAGGCATGGGCAGAGAACCAGGAGGGGAGTTCAGAGAACCAGCAGGAGG GTTGA